GTGGGCGACTGACCCAAGATGGAAAGGAATCAAACGTAATTACAGCGGTGAGGATGTTGTAAAATTAAGAGGTTCTCTTCAGATTGAATATACGCTAGCGCAAAAAGGTGCAGCTCGTTTATTTAAATCAATTCATGAGGAAGACTTCGTCAATGCACTTGGTGCACTAACTGGAAACCAAGCTGTTCAACAAGTAAAAGCAGGTTTACAAGCAATTTACTTAAGCGGTTGGCAAGTAGCAGCAGATGCGAACTTAGCTGGTCAAATGTACCCGGACCAAAGTTTATATCCAGCAAACAGTGTTCCAAAAGTTGTAGAGCGAATCAACCAAGCACTTCAACGAGCAGACCAGATCGACCACGCAGAGGGCAGAGAAGATGGGTTTGATTGGTTTGCACCAATCGTCGCCGATATGGAAGCGGGCTTTGGTGGTCCTTTAAACGTTTTCGAATTAATGAAGGGCATGATTGAAGCGGGTGCGGCTGGTGTCCACTTGGAAGACCAACTGGCTTCAGAAAAGAAATGTGGTCACTTAGGGGGGAAAGTATTACTTCCAACACAAAACGCGATTCGTAATCTAACAGCCGCACGCCTAGCAGCAGATGTTCTTGGTGTTCCAACTGTGATTATCGCACGTACGGATGCGGATGCTGCAGATATGGTTACGAGCGATATTGACCCAGTAGATCAGGAGTTTATTACAGGGGAGAGAACACCAGAAGGTTTCTTCCGCACGCGTGCAGGGATTGACCAAGCGATTTCAAGAGGACTCGCTTATGCACCTTATGCCGATTTAATTTGGTGTGAAACATCAACGCCGAATCTTGAAGAAGCAAAACAATTCGCGGACGCAATCCATGCTGAATATCCTGATAAATTGCTTGCTTACAACTGTTCACCATCATTTAACTGGAAAGCCGCTTTGTCTGATGAAGAGATTGCAAATTATCAACGTGAACTTGGAAAACTTGGCTACAAGTTCCAGTTCGTAACATTAGCAGGCTTCCACTCATTAAACCACAGTATGTTTGAATTGGCACATGAGTATAAGGATAACGGCATGGCAGCTTACTCTAAGCTACAGCAAGCTGAATTTGCGAGCGAATCAAAAGGATATACAGCAACGAGACACCAACGTGAAGTTGGAACAGGTTATTTCGATGATGTAACACAAGTTATTTCAGGAGGAACATCCTCAACAACTGCAATGACAGGATCAACTGAAGAAGCGCAATTTGTTTAAGTTTCTTTGTAAAGGTGTAATCCTTTCTAAATTATGAGTATATAACTTTGATCGTAGGCGCTTTACTAGAGGGAAGTCGGAGCGGAAGA
This window of the Sporosarcina pasteurii genome carries:
- the aceA gene encoding isocitrate lyase, whose product is MTKRKEQAKQLEEMWATDPRWKGIKRNYSGEDVVKLRGSLQIEYTLAQKGAARLFKSIHEEDFVNALGALTGNQAVQQVKAGLQAIYLSGWQVAADANLAGQMYPDQSLYPANSVPKVVERINQALQRADQIDHAEGREDGFDWFAPIVADMEAGFGGPLNVFELMKGMIEAGAAGVHLEDQLASEKKCGHLGGKVLLPTQNAIRNLTAARLAADVLGVPTVIIARTDADAADMVTSDIDPVDQEFITGERTPEGFFRTRAGIDQAISRGLAYAPYADLIWCETSTPNLEEAKQFADAIHAEYPDKLLAYNCSPSFNWKAALSDEEIANYQRELGKLGYKFQFVTLAGFHSLNHSMFELAHEYKDNGMAAYSKLQQAEFASESKGYTATRHQREVGTGYFDDVTQVISGGTSSTTAMTGSTEEAQFV